In one window of Arachis ipaensis cultivar K30076 chromosome B06, Araip1.1, whole genome shotgun sequence DNA:
- the LOC107647497 gene encoding probable boron transporter 6, with amino-acid sequence MYHIMFQFCASKPDFGAKLFLPWAAWVCVWTALFLIVLAIFNACTVISRFTRICEELFGMLITVLFVQQAVKGVLYEFLPAEGGDGNSEDSKFQWRYINGLLAVIFSFGLLLSAKQSRKARHWRYGTGWLRALIADYGVPLMVVFWTALSYTKPSKVPSQVPRRLFCPLPWQSESLYHWTVVKDMGKVPIFYIVAAVIPALMVAALYFFDHSVASKMAQQKEFNLQKPSAYHYDLFLLGLMTLLCGVLGLPPSNGVLPQSPMHTKSLAVLNRQIIRKKMEKKAKEVLKKQGSHAELFGRMQSVIIEMDADPTFKEMEKLKKAVMKSEDEKEGEKNVESFDMKQIEEHLPVRVNEQRLSNLLQSLMVGLSVLMIPIIRKIPTSVLWGYFAFMAIDSLPGNQFWERFLLLFIPKSRRYKILEGPHASFVELVPFKVTALFTGLQLVYFLICYGMTWIPTGGILFPLPFFLLILIREHLLPKFFKAQHLHELDASEYEEVAGDPTVSQMIPLMMDNEQGNTDDEDDKLGLGAEILDEMTTHRGELKHRTLTRLDRESHSHSEEPPHQQ; translated from the exons ATGTATCATATTATGTTTCAGTTTTGCGCATCAAAACCAGATTTCGGTGCCAAACTCTTTTTGCCTTGGGCTGCTTGGGTTTGTGTGTGGACAGCATTATTTCTAATTGTGCTTGCAATTTTCAATGCATGCACAGTTATCTCAAGGTTCACAAGAATTTGCGAGGAATTATTCGGAATGCTAATCACTGTCCTTTTCGTTCAACAAGCTGTAAAG GGTGTGTTGTACGAATTCCTTCCAGCTGAGGGCGGAGATGGAAACTCAGAGGATTCAAAATTCCAATGGAGATACATAAATGGCTTACTGGCTGTGATATTCTCTTTTGGGTTACTTCTGAGTGCGAAGCAAAGTAGAAAAGCAAGACATTGGCGATATGGGACAGGGTGGCTAAGAGCTTTAATAGCAGATTATGGGGTTCCATTGATGGTGGTGTTTTGGACTGCATTATCGTACACAAAACCAAGCAAAGTTCCATCTCAAGTTCCTCGCAGGTTGTTTTGTCCACTGCCCTGGCAATCTGAATCTCTCTACCACTGGACAGTAGTGAAGGACATGGGCAAGGTACCCATCTTTTATATTGTGGCGGCGGTTATACCTGCTCTCATGGTTGCTGCTTTATACTTTTTTGATCATAGTGTTGCTTCCAAGATGGCTCAGCAAAAGGAATTTAACCTTCAAAAACCTTCTGCTTACCACTatgatcttttcttgcttggaCTCATG ACTCTACTTTGTGGTGTTCTTGGGCTTCCTCCATCAAATGGAGTCCTTCCTCAATCACCAATGCATACAAAGAGTCTTGCAGTTCTTAATAGGCAG ATTATCCGAAAGAAGATGGAGAAGAAAGCGAAAGAAGTGCTTAAGAAACAAGGGAGCCACGCAGAATTATTCGGCAGGATGCAATCTGTGATTATAGAAATGGATGCAGATCCTACT TTTAAAGAAATGGAGAAATTGAAAAAGGCAGTGATGAAATCTGAGGATGAGAAGGAAGGTGAAAAAAATGTAGAAAGTTTTGATATGAAACAAATAGAGGAACATCTACCTGTGCGTGTTAATGAGCAAAGGCTTAGCAACTTGTTGCAGTCTCTTATGGTTGGGTTATCAGTTTTGATGATCCCCATCATAAGAAAAATACCTACATCAGTTTTGTGGGGATATTTTGCTTTCATGGCCATTGATAGTCTCCCTGGCAATCAATTCTGGGAAAGGTTCTTGCTACTCTTTATCCCAAAAAGTCGCCGCTACAA AATTTTGGAAGGTCCACATGCAAGTTTTGTGGAGCTGGTACCATTCAAGGTGACAGCATTATTCACAGGGTTGCAATTGGTGTATTTCTTGATTTGTTACGGGATGACGTGGATACCAACGGGAGGAATACTGTTCCCTTTGCCTTTCTTCCTTCTCATACTCATTAGAGAGCATCTCCTTCCTAAGTTCTTCAAAGCCCAACATCTTCATGAACTTGATGCTTCTGAGTACGAGGAAGTTGCTGGTGATCCTACTGTTTCTCAAATGATACCACTCATGATG GATAACGAGCAGGGTAACACGGATGATGAGGATGATAAGTTAGGTTTGGGTGCAGAGATATTGGATGAGATGACTACTCACAGAGGAGAGTTGAAACATAGAACTCTAACAAGATTAGATAGAGAATCCCATTCTCATTCTGAAGAACCTCCTCATCAACAATAA
- the LOC107647498 gene encoding uncharacterized protein LOC107647498, which translates to MTFASWNVRGLAGTGKLSIVKNFRKKFNVHVLGLIETKKEVMTKFEVVQLWGNDGVGWEFVEAEGASGGLLLMWDNTVFNLSSCYKGARWLCVDGVLLKNNFRCAFCLVYSEHDREEKLVVWEELSFLSGLCQIPFCFMGNFNEIVQMEERLGATSLPRSAAEFKSWVHDMELMDLVSSDRWFTWFQGQSCSRIDKVLVSLEWLEEFPETRLRGGPRGLSDHCPMIMNVTRLGGEPRPFWSLDS; encoded by the coding sequence ATGACTTTTGCATCCTGGAATGTTCGGGGGTTGGCAGGGACTGGAAAATTGAGTATAGTCAAAAATTTTAGAAAGAAGTTCAATGTGCATGTGCTAGGCTTAATAGAGACAAAGAAAGAGGTGATGACTAAATTTGAGGTTGTGCAGTTGTGGGGTAATGATGGAGTGGGTTGGGAGTTTGTGGAGGCAGAAGGTGCTTCTGGCGGCCTGTTATTGATGTGGGATAACACGGTTTTTAACTTAAGTAGTTGCTATAAAGGCGCTAGGTGGCTATGTGTGGATGGAGTGCTGTTAAAGAATAATTTTCGGTGTGCGTTCTGTTTGGTGTATAGTGAACATGATAGGGAGGAAAAGCTTGTAGTGTGGGAAGAGCTAAGCTTCTTGTCCGGTTTATGCCAGATACCGTTCTGTTTTATGGGGAATTTTAACGAGATTGTTCAAATGGAAGAACGACTGGGGGCCACGTCTCTGCCAAGGTCTGCAGCAGAGTTTAAATCTTGGGTTCATGATATGGAGTTGATGGATCTAGTTTCATCTGATAGGTGGTTCACATGGTTCCAGGGCCAATCATGTAGTCGTATTGACAAGGTCTTGGTTAGTTTGGAATGGTTGGAAGAATTTCCTGAAACAAGGTTACGAGGAGGTCCAAGAGGGTTGTCAGACCATTGTCCAATGATTATGAACGTAACTAGGTTGGGAGGGGAGCCGAGACCGTTTTGGAGCCTGGATTCATAG